Genomic DNA from Salvia miltiorrhiza cultivar Shanhuang (shh) chromosome 1, IMPLAD_Smil_shh, whole genome shotgun sequence:
TTAACTTACGGTGGTGAAACAAGGTTATTTGATccccaaattaaaattgatCCTCGCATTTAGTGGTAATAAGCAAAACTCGTTCCTACCTAAAAAGCGTGCATTAGATAAACAATGCCCTTGTGCAGCATACATGCAAAATACTCTTCCCGTCTTTTAAAAATATGCGACAGAGTAAGTTGTACGGGTTTCAAGAATATTAGATAAGAGTGTATTATGAGTGAAAAATTAGTCTCATTTTATTAAGTGTTATGTTAGATGAGAGTATATTAGTCACGatgatttttttgtgaataaatatgaaaagaagagatgaaaaataaaaaaattatggtgaaatattcaaaaatgaaaaatacaaattttgtgAGACAATCTAAAAtgataaaagaataaaaagatGCATACTTTAAGAGAGGAAGGAAGTAGATgagatatattttttaataaattaataaataattagataataaaatttgaaaacaaATGAGAAAATGGAGTTAAAAGGCGATATAGTATTTGATATGAGTGGGGTAAGCAGAACATTAAAAGCGAAACAAGACGTATACATTGGGATCTATATCCATTTCCCTCCAAAGTGAGGGTAGCATCTCAGTGTGTGGTGAAAGCCTGTGAAAGAAAAGATTGATGAATGATGAGCGAATCAAATTAAATGAGTGAAATTGAAGTAggatagaaagagagagaaccgagaaaaTGTTGCAGTGGCCGGGATCGGCTATGTGGGCCATCAAATTCTGAATGGGGGTTTGATGGGTATAAACCGCTTGGAAGCAAAAGCCAAGGAAAGCAAGCATAGCCAGCCTCCCATTCTTGATCTCCTTAGTCCGGAGCACCATCACGGGCTCGGGCGACCCGCGGCCCCACATCATCGGGTCGAACCACAGCCCCCCCGGGTACCCCACGTCCGCCTTGGGCTTCGTCTTATGCGGAAGGTTGGGCTCCATGTCCACGCAGCCCGGGTTCAGCATGTCGGCCCACCGCCGCCCCTCCGCCCACCCCATCAGCGCCAGCTGCATCACCAGCAACGTCGCCGGATCCGCGAAGTATTCCCTCTCGCCGGCCGAATACCACGAGAAGTTCTCGATGAATCCCAGCCCTTGCAGCCACTCCGGGATCAGGATTCCGGCCACGCCCAGCATCGCCCACCGCGCGTGCATCAGCTCCGCCTGCGCGAACCACTTCAGCAGCTCCGGATCCGATCCTGTGCCCAAATACAATTCAAACACAATTATCTGATTACTATAATTGCTCaaaaatttatctattttgctACAAATCGAAA
This window encodes:
- the LOC130987813 gene encoding photosystem I chlorophyll a/b-binding protein 6, chloroplastic isoform X2 translates to MALATAAAAFSGFPTTTREIPASSLPGKTATLRRRGLNATKGPSSVCQPLPPDRPLWFPGSSPPEWLDGSLPGDFGFDPLGLGSDPELLKWFAQAELMHARWAMLGVAGILIPEWLQGLGFIENFSWYSAGEREYFADPATLLVMQLALMGWAEGRRWADMLNPGCVDMEPNLPHKTKPKADVGYPGGLWFDPMMWGRGSPEPVMVLRTKEIKNGRLAMLAFLGFCFQAVYTHQTPIQNLMAHIADPGHCNIFSAFTTH
- the LOC130987813 gene encoding photosystem I chlorophyll a/b-binding protein 6, chloroplastic isoform X1, yielding MALATAAAAFSGFPTTTREIPASSLPGKTATLRRRGLNATKGPSSVCQPLPPDRPLWFPGSSPPEWLDGSLPGDFGFDPLGLGSDPELLKWFAQAELMHARWAMLGVAGILIPEWLQGLGFIENFSWYSAGEREYFADPATLLVMQLALMGWAEGRRWADMLNPGCVDMEPNLPHKTKPKADVGYPGGLWFDPMMWGRGSPEPVMVLRTKEIKNGRLAMLAFLGFCFQAVYTHQTPIQNLMAHIADPGHCNIFSVLSLSILLQFHSFNLIRSSFINLFFHRLSPHTEMLPSLWREMDIDPNVYVLFRF